Sequence from the Deinococcus malanensis genome:
CGGGGGCGACATTTTGACGCCCTATCAGGAAAACCCGGGCGACATTTTGACGCCCATAGAACAAGATCCTTATTCCTTATTGGGTACTACGTTTCCTACCAACAACAACCACGCGAGTGCGTTTGGAGCAGGGCCAGACCAGGCCGGGCTTGCACCGGGTGTTGAAGTTGGGAACCAGGAAGAGACCGAAGGGCAGGCGCCTGACGGCGCGACCTCTGGCGAGGCTCACGTTGCTTCGCCCTCACAGGATCAGCCAAAAAACGCGCACAGCAACGGAGACAACGTGAACGCCGATGGCATGAAACAGGTTCCGCCGGTCGCCGGCCCGTACCGCGCCGCGATGGACACGATCAGCGCGGCCGGACTGCTGCCCGTATGGCGCGACTGGGTGCGCCTCAACCGGCTCGCCCAGGTCACCCAGGAAGCTCAGGCCCCGGTGTGGGCGGGCTGGATCAACGGTGGGCAGACGGACTTGCTGCGCCAGCACGCGGTGGACCTGATTCAGAGCGGCAGCTTCAGTCACCCGTGGGGGGCGCTCCGCAAGCGCATGATGATCCAGGCGTTCGAGCCGAACAGCCCGAGTCCGCACAACCGCCCCACCCCGGAGCGTCCCTCCCTCACGACTGGTCAGCGCGTGCGGTACCCGGACGGAAGTGAAGCGACGGTCCTGGCGGTCCTGAGCCGCGGTATTGCCACCGACCACCCCGAGTATCCGGACGTCCCTCTCGGACAGGTCAGGACCCTGGAGGTGCTCAAGTGAGCGGCACCGCCACCCTCAGCCGCCCCCTGCCCACCAACCCGGAACTGGAGCATAAAGCGCTCGCCTGTGTGTTGATTGACCCGACCGTCTGGCCCTCCCTGTCCGAGATGTCCGAAGGTGCCTGGACTTCCGCTCCGGCCCGGTCCCTTTGGGGCGTCTTTCGCAGCCTGAACGCGGCTGGCCTGCCACTTGACGACCTGGGCACCATCACCCAGCGCGCGACCGAGACCGGGCAGGGCCAGACGGTGAACCTCGCGTACCTGCAGGGCCTGCTGACCCTGGCGGACATGACGGCGTACTACGCCCCCTTCTACGCCGAGCAGCTGCGCTTCCTTCACGGACGGCGGGAGGTCACCCGGAACGCCTTCCAGCTGATCCACCACGCGGTGGAGGGTGACCTGAATGCCGAGGAGCTCGCCACCCTGGCCAGCCAGCTCGGCAGTGCGCTGGAAGTCCGCTCCCGGCACCAGTTCACGACGCACGCCCAGGCCATCGATGCAGCGCTGGCCGACATCGAGAGCCCGCTGCCGAATGCCATTACCACCGGGTATGCCGACCTGGATGATCAGATTCTGGGCTTCGAGCCCGGCGCCATGTACGTGCTGGCGGCCAGGCCTGCGATGGGCAAGACCGCGATGGGGTACAGCTTCGCGCTGACCACGGCCAAATCCGGCCGGCATGTGGGCGTGGCCAGCCTGGAGATGCCCGCCAAAGCCCTGGCCCTGCGTGCCCTGGCCACCGCTGCGTCGGTCGACCTGAACCGGATCCGGCAGCGCACCACGAACGGCCCTGACCGTGAACGCCTCCGCATGCATGCCAGCCGCACCCGCGGCCTCCCCATCACCTACCTGGAAGCCACCGATCAGACTGGCGCGAGCATCGCGCGGGACGCCCGCAAGCTGCGTGCGGCCGGGCAGCTGGACCTGCTGCTGATCGACTACCTGCAACTCGTCGAGTCCGGCAGGAGTGGCAGTGAGAACCGCGTGCAGGAGGTCAGCCACATCAGCCGCCTGCTGAAGAAGCTGGCCATGGAGCTGCAGATCCCGGTGATCGTGCTGAGCCAGC
This genomic interval carries:
- a CDS encoding helix-turn-helix domain-containing protein, yielding MSSHAMVWAWNQKAGKAKSTLVALANFADANGICRVPQTHLAAMTEDHVKTVQRHLQSLEDTGLIYRTKHWDDDGRQELDEIQLCGLRPAFRSGRGRVSGGDILTPYQENPGDILTPIEQDPYSLLGTTFPTNNNHASAFGAGPDQAGLAPGVEVGNQEETEGQAPDGATSGEAHVASPSQDQPKNAHSNGDNVNADGMKQVPPVAGPYRAAMDTISAAGLLPVWRDWVRLNRLAQVTQEAQAPVWAGWINGGQTDLLRQHAVDLIQSGSFSHPWGALRKRMMIQAFEPNSPSPHNRPTPERPSLTTGQRVRYPDGSEATVLAVLSRGIATDHPEYPDVPLGQVRTLEVLK
- a CDS encoding replicative DNA helicase — encoded protein: MSGTATLSRPLPTNPELEHKALACVLIDPTVWPSLSEMSEGAWTSAPARSLWGVFRSLNAAGLPLDDLGTITQRATETGQGQTVNLAYLQGLLTLADMTAYYAPFYAEQLRFLHGRREVTRNAFQLIHHAVEGDLNAEELATLASQLGSALEVRSRHQFTTHAQAIDAALADIESPLPNAITTGYADLDDQILGFEPGAMYVLAARPAMGKTAMGYSFALTTAKSGRHVGVASLEMPAKALALRALATAASVDLNRIRQRTTNGPDRERLRMHASRTRGLPITYLEATDQTGASIARDARKLRAAGQLDLLLIDYLQLVESGRSGSENRVQEVSHISRLLKKLAMELQIPVIVLSQLSRAVEARPNKRPVLSDLRESGAIEQDADTVMFIYRDEYYHPNTDQQGIAEVIVGKQRNGPVGSVRLAYNSEFVRFANLSRAEPALL